The Drosophila teissieri strain GT53w chromosome X, Prin_Dtei_1.1, whole genome shotgun sequence genome has a segment encoding these proteins:
- the LOC122623849 gene encoding 17-beta-hydroxysteroid dehydrogenase 13 translates to MSKVTPSADNGNNANSNDVYNIVLLVVDIVMLIVKFWLAIVEAVVGVFRPAPLDDVSGKVVLITGTGHGMGKQMALQYAKLGATILCWDVNEQTNNQTVKEIKSSGGKAFGYVCNVTKREELIELAQQVRKEHGFVHVVVNNAGIMPCHPLLEHTESEIRLMYDINVLSHFWIIQSFLPEMIERNEGSIVALSSCAGLFGLINLVPYCGTKFAVRGYMSALAEELRQKNPQNNIKLTTIYPYMVDTGLCKNPRYRFPKLFKLIPADVAAGSIIAAQRQGLEEAAIPRHFVAVEKVGRFIPRKAMRLVNDFLDTGVDTDKH, encoded by the exons ATGTCGAAAGTGACGCCAAG tgccgacaacggcaacaatgCCAACAGCAATGACGTCTACAACATCGTCCTGCTGGTGGTGGACATCGTGATGCTGATCGTCAAGTTCTGGCTCGCCATCGTGGAGGCCGTGGTGGGAGTCTTCCGCCCCGCGCCGTTGGATGATGTCAGCGGCAAGGTGGTCCTGATCACCGGCACTGGCCACGGCATGGGCAAGCAGATGGCCCTGCAGTACGCCAAGCTGGGCGCCACCATCCTCTGCTGGGATGTCAACGAGCAGACGAACAACCAGACCGTCAAGGAGATCAAGAGCAGCGGTGGCAAGGCCTTCGGCTACGTCTGCAATGTGACCAAGCGCGAGGAGCTGATCGAGCTGGCGCAGCAGGTGCGCAAGGAGCACGGATTCGTCCATGTGGTGGTCAACAATGCCGGCATCATGCCCTGCCATCCGCTGCTGGAGCACACCGAGAGCGAGATCCGTCTGATGTACGACATCAACGTGCTCTCCCACTTCTGG ATCATCCAGTCCTTCCTGCCCGAGATGATTGAGCGCAACGAGGGCAGCATTGTGGCCCTCTCCTCCTGCGCCGGACTCTTTGGACTGATCAACCTGGTGCCCTACTGCGGCACCAAGTTCGCCGTCCGCGGCTACATGTCCGCCCTCGCCGAGGAGCTGCGTCAGAAGAATCCCCAGAACAAT ATCAAGCTGACTACCATCTATCCGTATATGGTCGACACGGGTCTGTGCAAGAATCCCCGCTACCGGTTCCCCAAGCTGTTCAAGCTGATCCCCGCCGACGTGGCCGCCGGCTCCATCATCGCCGCCCAGCGCCAGGGATTGGAGGAGGCGGCGATTCCGCGCCACTTCGTGGCCGTGGAGAAGGTCGGACGCTTCATTCCCCGCAAGGCGATGCGATTGGTCAACGATTTCCTCGACACGGGTGTGGACACCGACAAGCACTAG
- the LOC122624251 gene encoding EF-hand calcium-binding domain-containing protein 1 → MYHPMGSRSRSLRLACQSRLKHFEELAKGTGKDYGRPGKAGAGKGRSPTPTPNRDGGATAGGSGSGGGAGGGVGAAAPTATGGTTGVGRSTLHANKTILKTVSVFLASGKRNSSNQQSKAAAAALQNKRQQRQRRMDELSGKVNPKLLDSLRKKTRFTKDELDALCRIYRKLVSNCQYAAKTLASSSSSAAIAKPHAAVEGIDRIVFRELLHSTFDIVTEEILMERIFCSWDKAHEGLPLRLEGWLIGLSTFLRGTPAERAAFCFRVYDLNTDGFITKDEMFTLLRNCLIKQPQDEDPDEGVKDLVEIVLKKFDLDKDGKVSLEDFMGTVTAEPLLIEAFGQCLPTDSAVVSFFSTLQV, encoded by the exons ATGTACCATCCAATGGGCTCCCGGAGTAGATCCCTTCGTTTGGCTTGCCAATCGCGACTGAAGCATTTTGAGGAGTTGGCCAAAGGAACAGGCAAGGACTATGGCCGTCCAG GAAAGGCGGGCGCTGGCAAGGGTCGTTCGCCAACACCGACACCCAATCGGGATGGCGGGGCAACGgctggtggcagtggcagtggaggTGGTGCTGGGGGTGGTGTTGGTGCAGCGGCACCCACAGCAACTGGAGGCACCACTGGCGTCGGCAGATCCACACTACATGCCAACAAAACGATACTGAAAACGGTATCCGTGTTCCTTGCCAGCGGCAAGCGCAACTCGAGCAACCAACAGTCGAAAGCCGCCGCGGCTGCTTTGCAGAACAAACGGCAACAGCGGCAACGGAGGATGGATGAGCTGAGCGGCAAGGTGAATCCCAAGCTGTTGGACAGCCTGCGAAAGAAGACGCGCTTTACCAA GGACGAGTTGGATGCCTTGTGCCGCATCTATCGCAAGCTGGTGTCCAACTGCCAGTATGCGGCCAAGACGCTGGCCTCCAGCTCCTCGAGTGCAGCTATTGCCAAGCCACATGCCGCCGTCGAG GGCATCGATCGCATTGTGTTCCGCGAGCTGTTGCACAGCACCTTCGACATCGTCACCGAGGAGATCCTGATGGAGCGCATCTTCTGCAGCTGGGACAAGGCCCACGAGGGTTTGCCCCTTCGCCTCGAGGGCTGGCTCATCGGACTCTCAACATTCCTGCGCGGCACGCCGGCGGAACGGGCGGCTTTCTGCTTCCGTGTGTATGACCTCAACACGGACGGATTCATCACCAAGGATGAGATGTTCACGCTGCTGCGAAACTGTCTGATAAAGCAGCCGCAGGACGAAGATCCCGACGAGGGCGTCAAGGATCTGGTGGAGATTGTGCTCAAGAAGTTCGACCTGGACAAGGATGGCAAG GTATCCCTGGAGGATTTCATGGGCACAGTCACAGCTGAACCACTGCTCATCGAGGCCTTTGGCCAGTGCCTTCCCACGGACAGCGCCGTGGTGTCCTTCTTCTCAACGCTGCAGGTGTGA
- the LOC122622992 gene encoding ubiquitin-conjugating enzyme E2 H has protein sequence MSSPSAGKRRMDNDVIKLIESKHEVTILGGLNEFHVKFFGPTETPYEGGVWKVRVYLPDNYPFKSPSIGFVNKIYHPNIDESSGTVCLDVINQAWTALYDLSNIFESFLPQLLTYPNPVDPLNRDAAALYLHEPEEYHRKVADYVQRYATEDALRAAQQERESSDSESSMSDYSEDEARDMEL, from the coding sequence ATGTCCTCGCCCAGTGCCGGAAAGCGACGCATGGACAACGATGTGATCAAGCTGATCGAATCGAAGCACGAGGTGACAATCCTGGGAGGCCTCAACGAGTTCCACGTCAAGTTCTTCGGTCCAACGGAGACGCCCTATGAGGGCGGCGTGTGGAAGGTGCGCGTCTACCTGCCCGACAACTATCCCTTCAAGTCACCGAGCATCGGTTTTGTGAACAAGATCTACCATCCGAACATTGACGAGTCCTCTGGGACGGTGTGCCTGGATGTGATCAATCAGGCCTGGACGGCGTTGTACGATCTATCGAACATCTTTGAATCGTTCTTGCCGCAGCTGCTCACATATCCCAATCCGGTCGATCCGCTCAATCGGGATGCGGCCGCATTGTACCTGCACGAGCCGGAGGAGTACCATCGCAAGGTGGCCGACTATGTGCAGCGGTATGCCACCGAGGACGCGTTGCGGGCGGCGCAGCAGGAGCGGGAGAGCAGCGACAGCGAGTCGAGCATGTCCGACTACAGTGAGGATGAGGCCAGGGACATGGAGTTATAA